The following proteins are encoded in a genomic region of Dyadobacter sp. UC 10:
- the meaB gene encoding methylmalonyl Co-A mutase-associated GTPase MeaB → MRERLSSDTYIDGILAGDRVVLSRAITVIESRLAEDKQLAQAILNGILPHSGNSLRIGITGIPGVGKSTFIEALGMYLTGINKKVAVLAVDPTSSKSAGSILGDKTRMEELVKSPIAFIRPSATGLSLGGVARNTREAMLLCEAAGYEVILIETVGVGQSEIIVKGMTDFFLLLALPRAGDELQGIKKGIVEMANAVVVNKADGLFAEEAAQAVATFQNALHLAPGDPSGTLVQVLACSALENKGIREVWEVVQDYFKNTVANGFFTQNRAAQQVDWMHELIRQNLNDLFYQNKEVRKLLPNVEAKVGEGKMLPAEAAQILLNMLFKI, encoded by the coding sequence ATGCGCGAGCGCCTTTCTTCTGATACTTATATTGATGGAATCCTGGCAGGCGACAGGGTGGTCCTTAGTCGGGCGATTACCGTGATAGAAAGCAGGCTTGCGGAGGACAAGCAGCTTGCGCAGGCCATTTTGAATGGTATCCTGCCGCATTCCGGGAATTCGCTCAGAATTGGTATCACCGGTATCCCGGGTGTGGGAAAAAGCACTTTTATCGAAGCTTTGGGAATGTACCTCACAGGTATCAACAAAAAAGTAGCGGTACTTGCGGTGGACCCGACAAGCAGTAAGTCAGCCGGTAGCATTCTTGGGGATAAAACGCGCATGGAGGAGCTGGTTAAAAGCCCAATCGCATTTATCAGACCCTCCGCGACCGGGCTTTCACTGGGCGGGGTCGCCCGTAACACGCGCGAGGCAATGTTGTTATGCGAAGCCGCCGGTTATGAGGTGATACTGATTGAAACGGTGGGTGTGGGCCAGTCGGAAATAATAGTGAAAGGAATGACCGACTTTTTTCTGCTGCTGGCACTTCCACGTGCAGGGGACGAACTTCAGGGGATTAAAAAGGGGATCGTCGAAATGGCCAATGCGGTCGTTGTCAACAAAGCCGACGGGCTTTTTGCAGAGGAAGCCGCACAAGCGGTAGCTACCTTTCAAAATGCATTACATCTGGCTCCGGGAGATCCATCAGGCACATTGGTGCAGGTACTTGCCTGCTCGGCACTTGAAAATAAGGGTATTCGGGAAGTTTGGGAAGTTGTGCAGGACTATTTTAAAAATACCGTGGCGAACGGATTTTTCACTCAAAACCGCGCAGCGCAGCAGGTAGACTGGATGCACGAGCTCATCCGGCAAAATTTGAATGACTTGTTTTACCAAAATAAGGAAGTAAGAAAACTGCTGCCTAATGTGGAAGCGAAAGTAGGTGAAGGTAAGATGCTACCGGCAGAGGCAGCGCAGATACTGCTGAACATGCTTTTCAAAATATAA
- a CDS encoding lipocalin-like domain-containing protein, which produces MKIPHYLTRLLYFAIVSLTVFAAACKDEKEPDPEPVDNNPIVGTWQLKEIKPETVGTPIPDLEKVISFVDCIYNLKLTFNANNTISTADCPIAVAAIESIVPVGAEAKWKVSGDKLTLSDKNRSQDLKITQNATDLNVVVNTELDATKPPVNAVLYLKRI; this is translated from the coding sequence ATGAAAATCCCTCACTACCTTACCCGGCTTCTTTATTTTGCAATCGTATCCCTGACGGTCTTTGCCGCAGCTTGTAAAGACGAAAAGGAACCCGATCCCGAACCTGTTGATAACAATCCGATCGTCGGCACCTGGCAATTGAAAGAAATCAAGCCGGAAACAGTCGGAACTCCCATTCCCGATTTGGAAAAGGTTATATCATTTGTCGATTGCATTTATAATCTAAAATTGACTTTCAATGCTAACAATACCATTTCCACGGCTGATTGCCCGATTGCTGTAGCTGCGATCGAGTCAATTGTACCAGTTGGAGCAGAGGCCAAATGGAAGGTTAGTGGTGACAAACTAACTTTATCGGATAAAAATAGGAGCCAGGATCTGAAAATCACTCAGAATGCGACAGACCTTAACGTGGTAGTCAATACCGAACTTGATGCTACTAAGCCACCGGTGAATGCAGTATTATATCTCAAGCGCATCTAA
- a CDS encoding YybH family protein, giving the protein MRNWLFTLFLVTASILVQAQSGKDKEEIFAILDRQVSDWNQGDIKSFMNGYWESDSLMFVGKSGITYGYKPTYEGYLKRYPDRATMGKLKFTYLNFSFPGPGVAFVVGKFHLTRPEKGDLEGHYTLLWKKINGKWVVVCDHTSG; this is encoded by the coding sequence ATGAGAAACTGGCTTTTTACTCTATTCCTCGTGACTGCTTCCATCCTCGTTCAAGCCCAATCGGGAAAAGATAAGGAGGAGATTTTCGCCATTCTCGACCGCCAGGTTTCCGACTGGAACCAGGGCGATATTAAATCTTTCATGAATGGATACTGGGAATCGGATTCGCTGATGTTTGTGGGTAAAAGCGGGATTACCTACGGTTATAAACCCACTTATGAAGGCTACCTGAAACGCTACCCCGATCGTGCGACAATGGGCAAACTGAAATTTACATATCTCAATTTTTCATTCCCCGGCCCGGGCGTCGCGTTTGTGGTCGGTAAATTTCACCTGACCCGGCCAGAGAAGGGCGATCTCGAGGGGCACTATACATTGCTTTGGAAGAAAATCAATGGAAAATGGGTGGTGGTTTGCGACCATACCAGCGGATAA